A window of Streptomyces gilvosporeus contains these coding sequences:
- a CDS encoding acyl-CoA dehydrogenase, giving the protein MGIGITQEHRDLAEATRGWAARAVPPEEIRTLLDAPPKRHGRPAHWDRLAEQGLLGPHLPEADGGGGGALLDLAVVLEEMGRAALPGPYLPTVLAAELLRRAGHRDLVRALATGELLAAVALGTGSLTAVQEADGYVLDGTAPPVLAGGDAEVIVLAATAPTGTVWLAADAATLTVRVQESADPTRPVAEVSADGVPVPADRLLALDDALVGDLAGVLFAAESCGTAGWALETAAEHAAVREQFGRPIGQFQAVKHLCADMLVRCEQARALVWDAARALDEPPAVRGLVAALATATALDAAHTCAKDCIQILGGIGFTWEHDAHLHLRRATVARQLLGSGDRHRLRAARHAADGARRALRLDLPAEAAAHRAQARTVIDAARGLDPAAARRALAPTGYAAPHLPEPYGLGAGPVRQLAVQQELRESGVEISDLGIATWVVPSLIAHGTKEQQDRYLLPSLRGDLLWCQLFSEPEAGSDLASLRTRAERVDGPDGGGWRINGQKVWTSAAQWADHGILLARTNPDAPKHRGLTFFLVDMTTPGIDIRPLKEITGDALFNEVYFDDVLLPADAVVGEIDNGWKVARTTLDNERVHMADQLTFDTGLEALLERTAELDGSVRARVGALAAEAHALGCIGLRTTLQQVSGLEPGAGAAVHKLVQTPHQQKVAELALELLGPAGAVREGAGERALHGFLMSRCLTIAGGTTQVQLNVVAERLLGLPRDPEPRPLI; this is encoded by the coding sequence ATGGGCATCGGAATCACGCAAGAGCACCGTGACCTGGCCGAGGCGACGCGTGGCTGGGCCGCGCGGGCCGTACCGCCCGAGGAGATCCGCACCCTGCTCGACGCCCCGCCGAAACGGCACGGCAGACCCGCCCACTGGGACCGGCTCGCCGAGCAGGGCCTGCTCGGACCGCATCTGCCCGAGGCCGACGGCGGAGGCGGCGGCGCCCTGCTCGACCTCGCCGTCGTCCTGGAGGAGATGGGCCGCGCCGCGCTCCCGGGCCCGTATCTGCCCACCGTCCTCGCCGCCGAACTGCTCCGCCGCGCCGGACACCGGGACCTCGTACGGGCCCTGGCCACCGGCGAACTCCTCGCCGCCGTCGCACTCGGCACGGGCTCGCTCACCGCCGTCCAGGAGGCGGACGGCTACGTCCTGGACGGAACCGCGCCCCCGGTCCTGGCCGGCGGCGACGCCGAGGTGATCGTGCTCGCCGCAACGGCCCCCACGGGCACGGTCTGGCTGGCAGCCGACGCCGCGACGCTGACCGTACGGGTCCAGGAGAGCGCCGACCCCACCCGGCCGGTCGCCGAGGTGAGCGCGGACGGCGTCCCGGTGCCCGCCGACCGCCTCCTGGCCCTCGACGACGCGCTCGTCGGCGACCTGGCCGGCGTCCTGTTCGCCGCCGAGTCCTGCGGTACGGCCGGCTGGGCGCTGGAGACCGCCGCCGAACACGCCGCCGTACGCGAACAGTTCGGCCGCCCCATCGGCCAGTTCCAGGCGGTCAAACACCTCTGCGCCGACATGCTGGTGCGCTGCGAACAGGCCCGCGCCCTGGTCTGGGACGCCGCCCGCGCCCTGGACGAACCGCCCGCCGTCCGCGGCCTGGTCGCCGCGCTGGCCACCGCCACCGCCCTGGACGCCGCCCACACCTGCGCCAAGGACTGCATCCAGATCCTCGGCGGCATCGGCTTCACCTGGGAACACGACGCCCATCTCCATCTGCGCCGGGCCACCGTCGCCCGCCAACTGCTCGGCAGCGGCGACCGCCACCGCCTGCGCGCCGCCCGCCACGCCGCGGACGGCGCCCGCCGCGCACTGCGCCTGGACCTCCCGGCCGAGGCGGCCGCGCACCGCGCACAGGCCCGTACGGTCATCGACGCGGCCCGCGGCCTCGACCCCGCCGCCGCCCGCCGCGCCCTGGCCCCCACCGGCTACGCCGCCCCGCACCTCCCCGAGCCCTACGGCCTCGGCGCCGGCCCCGTCCGCCAACTGGCCGTCCAGCAGGAGCTGCGGGAATCCGGGGTCGAGATCAGCGACCTGGGCATCGCCACCTGGGTCGTCCCCTCCCTGATCGCCCACGGCACCAAGGAGCAGCAGGACCGCTATCTGCTGCCCTCCCTGCGCGGCGATCTGCTGTGGTGCCAGCTGTTCTCCGAGCCGGAGGCGGGCTCGGACCTGGCCTCGTTGCGGACCCGCGCCGAGCGGGTGGACGGGCCCGACGGCGGCGGCTGGCGGATCAACGGCCAGAAGGTGTGGACCTCGGCCGCCCAATGGGCCGACCACGGCATCCTCCTCGCCCGTACGAACCCGGACGCGCCCAAACACCGGGGCCTGACCTTCTTCCTCGTCGACATGACGACCCCGGGGATCGACATCCGGCCACTGAAGGAGATCACCGGCGATGCGCTCTTCAACGAGGTCTACTTCGACGACGTCCTGCTGCCCGCCGACGCGGTGGTCGGCGAGATCGACAACGGCTGGAAGGTCGCCCGCACCACCCTGGACAACGAACGCGTCCACATGGCCGACCAGTTGACCTTCGACACAGGGCTGGAGGCGCTCCTGGAACGCACGGCGGAGCTGGACGGCTCCGTACGGGCGCGGGTGGGCGCCCTGGCCGCCGAGGCGCATGCGCTGGGGTGCATCGGGCTGCGTACCACGCTCCAGCAGGTGTCGGGTCTGGAGCCCGGCGCCGGGGCCGCCGTCCACAAGCTCGTGCAGACCCCGCACCAGCAGAAGGTCGCCGAACTCGCCCTGGAACTGCTCGGACCGGCCGGCGCGGTACGCGAGGGTGCGGGCGAACGGGCCCTGCACGGCTTCCTGATGTCCCGCTGCCTGACCATCGCGGGCGGCACCACCCAGGTCCAGCTCAATGTCGTCGCGGAACGGCTGCTGGGGCTGCCGCGCGATCCGGAGCCCCGACCGTTGATATGA
- a CDS encoding class I SAM-dependent methyltransferase has translation MAAPTAPTAPQPEILAAFEAAKGFMPVDEGLALYGAAVEAAALGLPLLEVGTYCGRSTILLADAARAAGVMAVTVDHHRGSEEQQPGWEYHDPTVVDPEVGRMDTLPAFRRTLHAAGLEEQVIALVGRSPQAAAVWAAPVGLVFIDGGHTDEHATADYEGWAPHLAPGGLLVIHDVFADPADGGQAPYRIYRRALESGAFTEVATRGSLHVLRRTGAGL, from the coding sequence ATGGCCGCTCCCACGGCTCCGACAGCTCCGCAGCCGGAGATTCTCGCCGCGTTCGAGGCGGCGAAGGGCTTTATGCCCGTGGACGAGGGGCTCGCCCTCTACGGCGCCGCGGTCGAGGCGGCGGCGCTCGGGCTGCCGCTGCTGGAGGTCGGCACCTACTGCGGCCGGTCCACGATCCTGCTGGCGGACGCCGCGCGGGCCGCGGGCGTGATGGCCGTCACCGTCGACCACCACCGGGGCAGCGAGGAGCAGCAGCCGGGCTGGGAGTACCACGACCCGACGGTCGTCGACCCGGAGGTCGGCCGGATGGACACGCTGCCCGCCTTCCGCCGGACCCTGCACGCCGCCGGCCTGGAGGAGCAGGTGATCGCCCTGGTGGGCCGCTCCCCGCAGGCCGCGGCCGTCTGGGCGGCGCCGGTCGGGCTGGTGTTCATCGACGGCGGGCACACCGACGAGCACGCCACCGCCGACTACGAGGGCTGGGCGCCGCATCTCGCACCCGGGGGCCTGCTGGTCATCCACGACGTCTTCGCGGATCCGGCGGACGGCGGCCAGGCCCCGTACCGCATCTACCGCCGGGCGCTGGAGTCCGGCGCCTTCACCGAGGTCGCGACGCGCGGCTCGCTGCACGTCCTGCGGCGCACCGGGGCGGGCCTCTGA
- a CDS encoding N-acetylmuramoyl-L-alanine amidase has protein sequence MSNGSPFPPPRRLRGTIVLAVLAAVLVAAGAGYLVLRSLRGGGAPPGAAHPAASASAGDGHRPDRKDGKGDGSPGNGSGAHSGKGNPHGSLKGKTVLIDPGHNTRNHDHVREIARLVNIGNDRKECDTTGTSTDAGYAEASFTLDVARRARTILRHQGAKVVFTQDGDRPYGPCVDERAAAGNRAHADAAISIHADGSAVGNRGFHVILPARVTAGAADTSAIVAPSRQLGERVAGRFVAVTGSAPSNYIGGGTGLDVRSDLGGLNLSTVPKVFIECGNMRDPKDAAHLTDAAWRQKAARGISEGITDFLTS, from the coding sequence GTGTCGAACGGCAGCCCCTTCCCTCCGCCCCGCCGCCTGCGCGGCACCATCGTCCTCGCCGTCCTGGCCGCCGTCCTGGTGGCCGCCGGCGCGGGCTATCTGGTGCTCCGGTCGCTGAGAGGCGGCGGCGCGCCGCCGGGGGCCGCGCACCCCGCGGCGAGCGCGTCCGCGGGCGACGGCCACCGTCCGGACAGGAAGGACGGCAAGGGGGACGGCTCCCCCGGCAACGGCTCCGGTGCGCACTCCGGCAAGGGGAATCCGCACGGCAGCCTCAAGGGAAAGACCGTACTGATCGACCCCGGGCACAACACCCGCAACCACGATCACGTCCGAGAGATCGCCCGGCTGGTGAACATCGGCAACGATCGCAAGGAGTGCGACACCACCGGCACCTCCACCGACGCCGGATACGCCGAGGCGTCGTTCACCCTGGACGTCGCGCGCCGGGCCCGTACGATCCTCCGCCACCAGGGCGCCAAGGTCGTCTTCACCCAGGACGGCGACCGCCCCTACGGCCCGTGCGTGGACGAGCGCGCCGCCGCCGGGAACAGGGCGCATGCCGATGCCGCGATCTCCATCCACGCGGACGGTTCGGCGGTCGGCAACCGCGGCTTCCACGTCATCCTGCCGGCGCGGGTGACGGCCGGTGCGGCCGACACCTCCGCGATCGTCGCGCCCTCGCGCCAGTTGGGCGAGCGGGTGGCCGGACGGTTCGTGGCGGTCACCGGAAGCGCGCCGTCCAATTACATCGGCGGCGGCACGGGACTTGACGTACGCTCCGATCTCGGCGGCCTCAACCTCTCCACGGTGCCGAAGGTGTTCATCGAATGCGGCAATATGCGCGACCCGAAGGATGCGGCGCATTTGACCGATGCCGCTTGGCGGCAAAAGGCGGCGCGCGGGATCTCCGAGGGCATTACGGACTTCTTGACGAGCTGA
- a CDS encoding DUF5336 domain-containing protein: protein MNIRSLTRGDGVVIGAAVLLFIASFLSFTSGPDCPAQYAKLCQESDYSSPNAWSSLGIVMSIYMAGVIGAAIVVLSRALPQQRKVVGLDLGQFGVALTVFGAWSAFWTIVSTTNAGAGIILGLIAALILAGAAVAGPLVPALKAPLVADKPAGGPSPYGVNPNPGYGFPGAQQQPQPGGYGYPGGQQPGQPYGQQPPADATAGGAQGAAPQAAQAAPAGATPAAGTPADFAPFWFAVPVARPLYGEDGAAAPIAELAPGTWYLAVEQRGQALIAQTQDGRRGVLQDTTGIQRG, encoded by the coding sequence GTGAACATCCGCTCCCTCACTCGAGGCGACGGCGTGGTGATCGGAGCAGCGGTGTTGCTCTTCATCGCCTCGTTCCTCAGCTTCACCAGTGGCCCGGACTGCCCCGCCCAGTACGCCAAGCTCTGCCAGGAGTCGGACTACTCCAGCCCCAACGCCTGGTCCTCGCTGGGTATCGTCATGAGCATCTACATGGCCGGGGTGATCGGCGCGGCGATCGTCGTCCTCAGCCGTGCGCTGCCGCAGCAGCGCAAGGTCGTCGGTCTCGACCTCGGCCAGTTCGGTGTCGCCCTGACCGTCTTCGGGGCATGGTCGGCGTTCTGGACCATCGTCAGCACCACGAACGCCGGTGCCGGCATCATCCTCGGTCTGATCGCCGCCCTGATCCTGGCCGGCGCCGCGGTCGCCGGACCGCTGGTGCCCGCCCTGAAGGCCCCGCTGGTCGCGGACAAGCCGGCCGGCGGCCCGTCGCCGTACGGTGTGAACCCCAACCCCGGCTACGGCTTCCCCGGCGCCCAGCAGCAGCCCCAGCCCGGTGGCTACGGCTACCCGGGCGGCCAGCAGCCCGGTCAGCCCTACGGCCAGCAGCCGCCGGCCGATGCGACGGCGGGCGGTGCGCAGGGCGCGGCGCCGCAGGCGGCCCAGGCCGCCCCGGCGGGTGCCACCCCGGCGGCCGGGACTCCGGCCGACTTCGCGCCGTTCTGGTTCGCGGTGCCCGTCGCCCGTCCGCTCTACGGTGAGGACGGTGCCGCGGCGCCGATCGCCGAACTGGCGCCCGGTACCTGGTACCTCGCGGTCGAGCAGCGCGGCCAGGCTCTGATCGCGCAGACCCAGGACGGCCGGCGCGGCGTCCTCCAGGACACCACCGGCATCCAGCGCGGCTGA
- a CDS encoding LLM class F420-dependent oxidoreductase: protein MRLGLALGYWGRGPDPRHLELAREAERLGYDSVWTAEAWGSDAFTALTWIAAHTTRIGLGTGIAQMAARTPTATAMQALTLDHLSGGRMLLGLGLSGAQVVEGWYGRPFPKSPLTATREYVDVIRQVLRREGPVAADGLFHPHPYRGPDGTGLGKPLRSITHPLRADLPVLLGAEGPKNIAQTTRIADGWLPLYWSPERTDVYAASLADAPDGFLIAPMARAVVCDDVAEGLLPVKAMLGFYIGGMGHAAKNFHADLMARMGYEAEARRIQDLFLQGRKEEAVLAVPDAFADEISLVGPRERIAERLELWRTGPVTDLLVTAPDPHTLRVLAELNS, encoded by the coding sequence ATGCGACTCGGTCTGGCGCTGGGCTACTGGGGCCGCGGCCCCGACCCCCGGCATCTCGAACTCGCCCGCGAGGCCGAGCGGCTGGGCTATGACTCGGTGTGGACCGCGGAAGCCTGGGGCTCGGACGCCTTCACCGCGCTGACCTGGATCGCCGCGCACACCACCCGGATCGGACTCGGCACCGGCATCGCCCAGATGGCCGCCCGTACGCCCACCGCCACCGCCATGCAGGCGCTGACGCTGGACCATCTGTCCGGGGGCCGGATGCTGCTGGGCCTGGGGCTGTCCGGGGCGCAGGTCGTCGAGGGGTGGTACGGGCGGCCGTTTCCCAAGAGCCCGCTGACCGCCACCCGCGAGTACGTGGACGTGATCCGCCAGGTCCTGCGCCGCGAGGGCCCGGTGGCGGCGGACGGGCTCTTCCATCCGCACCCCTACCGCGGCCCGGACGGCACCGGCCTGGGCAAACCGCTCAGGTCCATCACCCACCCGCTGCGCGCCGATCTGCCCGTTCTGCTGGGCGCGGAGGGCCCCAAGAACATCGCCCAGACCACCCGGATCGCGGACGGCTGGCTGCCGCTGTACTGGTCGCCCGAGCGCACCGACGTCTACGCGGCGTCCCTGGCCGATGCGCCCGACGGCTTCCTGATCGCCCCCATGGCGCGCGCCGTGGTCTGCGACGACGTCGCCGAGGGGCTGCTGCCCGTCAAGGCGATGCTCGGCTTCTACATCGGCGGGATGGGCCATGCGGCCAAGAACTTCCACGCCGATCTGATGGCCCGGATGGGATACGAGGCCGAGGCGCGACGGATCCAGGACCTCTTCCTCCAGGGCCGCAAGGAGGAGGCGGTGCTGGCCGTACCGGACGCCTTCGCGGACGAGATCTCGCTCGTCGGCCCGCGCGAACGGATCGCCGAGCGGCTGGAGTTGTGGCGTACGGGCCCGGTCACCGACCTCCTGGTGACGGCGCCGGACCCGCACACGCTACGGGTGCTGGCCGAGCTGAACTCCTGA
- a CDS encoding maleylpyruvate isomerase family mycothiol-dependent enzyme codes for MTLQGSFTHEEYCARLLAETAEFRRTVRGGDLSATVPTCPDWTLADLVRHVGGVHRWVATLVATRASENIDRADIPGAAGPEGEDAAALDAWLAAGVEQTVAALREAGPDTKVWSWTTAHHAGFWARRMVHETAVHRADAALTAGVPFDLPAPFAADCLEEWMQIVELPAVVARFAERGPKPFGPGRTLHIHATDTPPELNAEWLLDLTGDAPTHRRAHEKAAVALRGGLTDALLVLYRRLPADSDRVEVLGERAVLDQWLEWASFG; via the coding sequence ATGACTCTCCAAGGATCTTTCACCCACGAGGAATACTGCGCCCGACTCCTCGCCGAGACCGCCGAGTTCCGCAGGACCGTGCGCGGCGGCGATCTCTCGGCGACCGTGCCGACCTGCCCCGACTGGACGCTCGCCGATCTCGTCCGGCATGTCGGGGGTGTGCATCGCTGGGTCGCCACGCTCGTCGCCACCCGCGCCTCCGAGAACATCGACCGTGCGGACATCCCCGGGGCCGCCGGGCCCGAGGGCGAGGACGCCGCGGCGCTGGACGCCTGGCTGGCGGCGGGCGTCGAACAGACCGTGGCCGCGCTGCGGGAAGCCGGGCCCGACACCAAGGTGTGGAGCTGGACGACGGCCCACCACGCGGGGTTCTGGGCCCGCCGGATGGTCCATGAGACGGCCGTCCACCGCGCCGACGCCGCGCTGACCGCGGGCGTCCCCTTCGACCTCCCGGCGCCCTTCGCCGCGGACTGTCTGGAGGAGTGGATGCAGATCGTCGAACTGCCGGCCGTGGTGGCCCGTTTCGCCGAGCGCGGGCCCAAGCCGTTCGGCCCCGGCCGCACGCTCCACATCCACGCCACCGACACCCCGCCCGAGCTGAACGCCGAGTGGCTGCTCGACCTCACGGGGGACGCGCCCACCCACCGCCGCGCCCATGAGAAGGCGGCGGTCGCGCTGCGCGGCGGCCTCACCGATGCGCTCCTGGTCCTCTACCGCAGGCTGCCCGCCGACAGCGACCGGGTCGAGGTGCTGGGCGAGCGCGCGGTGCTCGACCAGTGGCTGGAGTGGGCGTCCTTCGGGTGA
- a CDS encoding prenyltransferase/squalene oxidase repeat-containing protein: MTTPGRTERLVLPGVLTAEQAARTVAGILATQREDGAIPWFRGHHLDPWDHTEAAMALDAAGEHERAEAAYDWLVRHQNPDGSWYAAYADGDAQEPTDRGRETNFCAYIAVGVWHHYLSTGDETFLDRMWPAVHAAIEFVLELQQPGGEIGWKREDDGTPVTEALLTGSSSVYQALRCALALAEQREEPQPDWELALGRLGHAIRHHPERFLDKSRYSMDWYYPVLGGAVRGEAARARIDAEWERFVVPGLGVRCVLPNPWVTGGESAELALALWAMGESERAVQILKWIRHLRAEDGMYWTGYVFEDEAIWPEERTSWTAGSVLLAVAALGGDEATTLVFGGERLPTGLDPDCCR, encoded by the coding sequence GTGACGACTCCCGGGCGTACCGAACGGCTGGTGCTGCCGGGGGTGCTCACCGCCGAACAGGCGGCGCGCACGGTCGCCGGCATCCTGGCGACCCAGCGCGAGGACGGCGCGATCCCCTGGTTCCGCGGACACCACCTCGACCCGTGGGACCACACCGAGGCCGCCATGGCCCTCGATGCGGCCGGCGAACACGAGCGCGCCGAGGCGGCGTACGACTGGCTGGTGCGGCACCAGAACCCCGACGGGTCCTGGTACGCCGCCTACGCCGACGGCGACGCCCAGGAGCCCACCGACCGCGGCCGGGAGACCAACTTCTGCGCCTATATCGCCGTCGGCGTCTGGCACCACTACCTGTCCACCGGCGACGAGACCTTCCTCGACCGCATGTGGCCCGCCGTCCACGCGGCCATCGAGTTCGTCCTCGAACTCCAGCAGCCCGGCGGCGAGATCGGCTGGAAGCGCGAGGACGACGGCACTCCCGTCACCGAGGCGCTGCTGACCGGCTCGTCCTCCGTCTACCAGGCGCTGCGCTGCGCCCTGGCCCTCGCCGAGCAGCGCGAGGAGCCCCAGCCCGACTGGGAACTGGCGCTCGGCCGCCTGGGCCATGCGATACGCCACCACCCCGAACGGTTCCTGGACAAGTCCCGCTACTCCATGGACTGGTACTACCCGGTCCTGGGCGGCGCGGTCCGCGGCGAGGCGGCCCGGGCGCGTATCGACGCCGAATGGGAGCGATTCGTGGTGCCCGGCCTGGGCGTGCGCTGCGTCCTGCCCAACCCCTGGGTCACCGGCGGCGAGAGCGCCGAACTGGCGCTCGCGCTGTGGGCGATGGGGGAGTCCGAGCGGGCCGTGCAGATCCTCAAGTGGATCCGGCATCTGCGCGCCGAGGACGGCATGTACTGGACCGGCTATGTCTTCGAGGACGAGGCGATCTGGCCCGAGGAGCGCACCTCCTGGACGGCCGGTTCGGTGCTGCTCGCGGTGGCCGCACTGGGCGGCGACGAGGCGACCACCCTGGTGTTCGGCGGCGAGCGGCTGCCGACGGGGCTCGACCCGGACTGCTGCCGGTAG
- a CDS encoding class I SAM-dependent methyltransferase gives MLTVDFSRFPLAPGDRVLDLGCGAGRHAFECYRRGAQVVALDQNGEEIREVAKWFAAMKEAGEAPAGASATAMEGDALALPFPDESFDVVIISEVMEHIPDDKGVLAEMVRVLRPGGRIAVTVPRYGPEKICWALSDAYHEVEGGHIRIYRADELLGKMREAGLEPYGTHHAHGLHSPYWWLKCAFGVDNDKALPVKAYHKLLVWDIMKKPLATRLAEQALNPVIGKSFVAYATKPHLPEAAADATGEPATEARKPAAKPAAKRTAKPAGKTSAKRAPGAAK, from the coding sequence GTGCTGACCGTCGACTTTTCCCGCTTCCCGCTCGCCCCGGGCGACCGCGTACTCGACCTGGGCTGTGGCGCCGGCCGGCACGCCTTCGAGTGCTACCGGCGTGGCGCGCAGGTCGTCGCCCTCGACCAGAACGGCGAGGAGATCCGCGAGGTCGCCAAGTGGTTCGCCGCGATGAAGGAGGCCGGCGAGGCCCCGGCCGGCGCCTCGGCCACCGCCATGGAGGGCGATGCGCTGGCCCTGCCGTTCCCCGACGAGAGCTTCGACGTCGTGATCATCTCCGAGGTGATGGAGCACATCCCCGACGACAAGGGCGTGCTCGCCGAGATGGTCCGCGTCCTGCGGCCCGGCGGCCGGATCGCCGTCACCGTTCCCCGCTACGGCCCCGAGAAGATCTGCTGGGCGCTCAGCGACGCCTACCACGAGGTCGAGGGTGGCCATATCCGCATCTACCGCGCCGACGAACTGCTCGGCAAGATGCGTGAGGCGGGCCTGGAGCCGTACGGGACCCACCATGCGCACGGTCTGCACAGTCCGTACTGGTGGCTCAAGTGCGCGTTCGGCGTGGACAACGACAAGGCGCTGCCGGTGAAGGCGTACCACAAGCTGCTGGTCTGGGACATCATGAAGAAGCCGCTGGCCACGCGGCTGGCCGAGCAGGCCCTCAACCCCGTCATCGGCAAGAGCTTCGTCGCGTACGCCACCAAGCCGCATCTGCCCGAGGCGGCCGCCGACGCGACGGGCGAGCCCGCCACCGAGGCCCGCAAGCCCGCTGCCAAGCCCGCAGCCAAGCGCACCGCCAAGCCCGCCGGCAAGACCTCCGCCAAGCGCGCCCCCGGGGCCGCCAAGTGA